From one Thamnophis elegans isolate rThaEle1 chromosome 7, rThaEle1.pri, whole genome shotgun sequence genomic stretch:
- the LOC116511249 gene encoding BPI fold-containing family C protein-like has translation MKVSITFLILGLSILLLEANPGIKVKITQKALDYGNQFGVELLKQKLKEKTFEDWNGDSTYGFFALKYAISKIRINNMEFPNTSLSLISGTGIKLLVENASAIATADWSVETWLFKDSGSGAVFISGVNITAIVKVSQNVFGHLKLLLESCKGNVDDVDITLNQSYRWLYTHSTASLLCPQMNFVIQQINKDFSQYPVQTQIGNFAVIDYSLINSSTILETSINLDLKGTVYPVEEITEPHFKPTPFVLNENNSMFYIGISEYFLQSASLAYYTSGAFTISAEQEEMLSSYFNLTTDALESIIPTIAHIYAKPLPVIMNIRIIDAPVISLHDNKSILEFSASMEVLAKMPNSTTESMFTLNIASLLDNFLSYILRTGIIPAANFKLKDEFPLSVLDPVILMKPSIRMYEGFLLISSDIQSLRKRGTSRSPSKH, from the exons atgaaagttTCTATCACTTTCCTTATCTTGGGCTTATCCATCCTGCTTCTTGAGGCTAACCCAGGAATCAAAGTGAAAATCACACAAAAAGCATTGGACTATG GTAATCAATTTGGAGTAGAGCTTCTGAagcagaaattaaaagaaaaaaccttTGAAGACTGGAATGGAGACTCTACATATGGTTTTTTTGCACTCAAGTACGCAATTTCAAA GATAAGAATTAATAACATGGAATTCCCCAATACATCCTTGTCTCTCATCTCTGGAACTGGGATTAAACTATTAGTTGAAAATGCTTCAGCAATTGCCACTGCGGATTGGAGCGTGGAGACCTGGCTATT CAAAGATTCTGGAAGTGGGGCTGTCTTCATTTCAGGAGTAAACATCACAGCAATCGTAAAAGTGTCTCAGAATGTATTCGGTCATTTAAAATTGTTGCTTGAGAGCTGTAAAGGAAATGTAGATGATGTGGACATCACATTGAATCAATCTTATAG atggttGTATACACACTCAACTGCTTCTCTG TTGTGTCCGCAAATGAATTTTGTGATCCAACAGATTAATAAAGACTTCAGCCAATATCCAG TCCAAACTCAGATTGGTAACTTTGCAGTAATAGACTATTCCCTGATAAACTCTTCAACTATCTTGGAAACATCAATTAACTTGGATTTAAAG GGAACAGTCTATCCAGTGGAAGAAATCACAGAGCCCCACTTCAAGCCAACTCCCTTTGTTCTAAATGAGAACAACTCTATGTTCTATATAGGAATCTCAGAATATTTTTTGCAGTCTGCTTCACTAGCTTACTACACTTCTGGTGCTTTTACTATCTCTGCTGAGCAAGAGGAAATG CTTTCTTCTTATTTCAACTTAACCACAGATGCATTGGAGAGCATCATTCCTACT ATAGCTCATATTTATGCAAAGCCACTTCCAGTAATTATGAACATAAGAATCATTGATGCACCTGTGATTAGCCTGCATGACAATAAATCTATTCTGGAGTTTTCTGCTTCTATGGAAGTATTGGCAAAGATGCCAAACTCAACCACCGAATCCATGTTCACCTTGAATATA GCTTCACTTCTGGATAATTTCTTGTCTTACATTTTACGAACTGGAATAATTCCAGCAGCCAATT TTAAACTAAAGGATGAATTTCCTCTGTCTGTCTTGGACCCAGTGATTCTTATGAAGCCGAGTATTAGAATGTATGAG GGTTTCTTGCTGATTTCCAGTGACATTCAAAGCCTACGAAAACGAGGAACGTCTCGATCTCCAAGCAAACATTga